From a region of the Marmota flaviventris isolate mMarFla1 chromosome 13, mMarFla1.hap1, whole genome shotgun sequence genome:
- the LOC139701548 gene encoding LOW QUALITY PROTEIN: E3 ubiquitin-protein ligase RFWD3-like (The sequence of the model RefSeq protein was modified relative to this genomic sequence to represent the inferred CDS: deleted 1 base in 1 codon): MAQEAMDYDLQVQLDHATEQLAPTEVVSSQGRPPLLQPVPVEGVSSQERPSLLQPVPVEGVNSHGGPPLPQPAPAEGVSSQGVLPLLHPAPHISIDLTEEVELSEDNVQNINPGASEEHRQGSGANHTLQAASLDSMNSFISGLQRLHGMLEFLRPPPSDQSVGPVRARRRRGSTSRRAERASGSQRTDNARLRAPLDAYFQVSRTQPHFPAASYDSETRDPVPEDLPVSSSSDSDSESSAEYEEVVVPAEETEAVISEEQLGDVSADQEVTFISGDKTLPKQQSPQKSNPTLPSASTDEEEGDTCTICLEQWTNAGDHRLSALRCGHLFGYRCISKWLKGQARKCPQCNKKAKHNDIIVLYARTLRALDTSEQERVKSALLKEQMLRKQAELESAQCRLQLQVLTDECTKLHSRVQDLQKLVIQHRDQIAQQPGSSQASFLNCLPSSQGQHKYHFQKTFTVSQTGNCRIMAYCDAMSCLVISQPSPQASFLPGFGVKMLSTANMKSSQYIPMHGKQIRGLAFSSRSKGLLLSASLDNTIKLTSLETNTVVQTYNTGRPVWSCCWCHDENNYIYAGLANGSILVYDLRNTSCHMQELVPQKARCPLVSLSYIPRAASAVFPYGGVLAGTLENASFWELKVGFSHWPHVLPLEPGGYVDFQTESRTRHCLVTYRPDKNHNTLRSVLLEMSYKLDDAGEPICSCHPVQTFFGGPTCKLLTKSAIFQSPENDGSILVCTGDEASNSALLWDAGSGSLLQDLQTDQPVLDICPFEVNHNSYLATLTEKTVHFYKWE, encoded by the exons ATGGCTCAAGAAGCAATGGACTATGATCTTCAGGTGCAGTTAGATCATGCTACAGAACAGCTTGCTCCCACTGAAGTGGTCAGCAGCCAAGGGAGACCACCCCTCCTTCAACCTGTTCCTGTTGAAGGAGTCAGCAGTCAAGAAAGACCATCCCTTCTCCAGCCTGTTCCTGTTGAAGGAGTCAACAGCCATGGGggaccacccctcccccagcctgctCCTGCTGAAGGAGTCAGCAGCCAGGGGGTACTACCCCTGCTCCACCCTGCTCCACACATATCCATTGACCTGACTGAGGAAGTGGAGCTCTCAGAAGATAATGTGCAGAACATTAATCCTGGGGCTTCAGAAGAGCATAGACAGGGATCTGGTGCTAACCATACTCTCCAAGCAGCTTCCTTGGATTCAATGAACAGCTTCATCAGTGGGCTGCAGAGACTTCATGGAATGCTGGAATTTCTGAGACCTCCACCTTCAGACCAAAGTGTGGGGCCAGTGAGagcaaggaggaggagggggtccACTTCTCGGAGGGCA GAAAGAGCTTCAGGGTCTCAGAGGACCGACAATGCCAGGTTGAGAGCACCACTGGATGCTTACTTTCAGGTGAGCAGGACCCAGCCTCACTTTCCAGCTGCATCTTATGATTCAGAGACTAGGGATCCTGTACCTGAAGACTTGCCAGTGTCAAGCAGTTCTGATTCTGACAGTGAGAGCTCTGCAGAGTATGAAGAGGTTGTTGTCCCTGCAGAAGAGACTGAAGCTGTCATTTCAGAAGAGCAACTGGGAGATGTCTCAGCAGACCAAGAAGTTACATTTATCAGTGGAGACAAGACCCTTCCCAAACAGCAGTCTCCCCAGAAATCCAATCCTACTCTACCTTCTGCTTCTACGGATGAAGAAGAAGGGGATACTTGCACAATATGTTTGGAACAGTGGACCAATGCTGGCGACCACCGGCTCTCAGCATTACGCTGTGGGCACCTCTTTGGGTATAGATGCATTTCTAAGTGGCTTAAAGGACAAGCACGAAAATGTCCCCAGTGCAACAAGAAAGCCAAGCACAATGACATCATTGTCCTTTATGCCCGAACCCTCAGAGCTTTGGACACCAGTGAACAAGAGCGGGTGAAAAGTGCTTTACTGAAGGAGCAAATGCTCAGAAAGCAGGCTGAGTTAGAGTCTGCACAGTGCCGACTTCAACTTCAAGTTCTCACTGATGAATGCACTAAACTTCACAGTCGCGTCCAGGATTTGCAAAAACTTGTTATACAGCATCGAGATCAGATTGCACAGCAACCCGGGAGCTCCCAGGCAAGTTTCCTAAACTGCCTGCCCTCCAGCCAGGGCCAGCACAAGTACCACTTCCAAAAGACCTTCACAGTATCTCAGACAGGAAACTGCCGAATCATGGCATACTGTGATGCTATGAGCTGCCTGGTGATATCACAGCCTTCTCCTcaggcttccttccttccaggcTTTGGTGTTAAGATGTTGAGTACTGCCAACATGAAAAGCAGTCAGTATATTCCAATGCATGGCAAACAGATCCGAGGACTGGCTTTTAGTAGTCGTTCCAAAGGCTtgctgctctctgcttctctaGACAATACTATTAAACTGACTAGCCTGGAGACCAATACTGTTGTCCAGACTTACAATACCGGACGTCCCGTCTGGAGCTGTTGCTGGTGCCATGATGAAAACAATTACATCTATGCCGGACTAGCCAATGGTTCGATTCTAGTCTATGACCTGAGAAACACAAGTTGTCATATGCAGGAGTTAGTACCTCAGAAGGCCAGATGCCCACTGGTATCTCTTTCATATATACCGAGAGCTGCCTCCGCTGTATTTCCATATGGTGGGGTGCTAGCTGGAACATTGGAGAATGCTTCCTTCTGGGAGCTAAAAGTGGGCTTCTCTCATTGGCCTCATGTGCTGCCCTTAGAGCCAGGGGGCTATGTAGACTTTCAGACGGAGAGCCGCACCCGACACTGTCTTGTGACCTACAGGCCTGATAAAAACCACAACACCCTACGAAGTGTGCTGCTGGAAATGTCCTAcaaactggatgatgctggagaACCAATTTGTTCCTGCCACCCTGTGCAAACATTCTTTGGGGGACCCACTTGCAAACTATTGACCAAGAGTGCCATTTTTCAAAGCCCAGAGAATGATGGTAGCATCCTGGTGTGTACTGGGGATGAAGCATCAAACTCTGCTCTGCTGTGGGATGCTGGCAGTGGCTCATTGCTACAGGACCTGCAGACTGATCAGCCTGTTTTGGATATCTGCCCATTTGAGGTGAACCATAACAGCTACTTGGCTACCTTAACAGAGAAGACTGTCCACTTCTATAAGTGGGAGTGA